The Rhodococcus opacus B4 genome includes the window GGTGTAGCCAGGTCACCGAGAGCGGTGTAGGCGAGGTGGCGCTCGTGATAGCCCGGTTCGATCCACGACTTGACACGCTCGCTCAGGACCAGGCCCGGGGCGATGCAATTGGCGCGGACACCCTTGCGGCCCATCGACATGCTCAAGCTGCGAGTCAATCCGACGACGGCGGCCTTTGCCGAGTTGTAGGCGGCGTTGCCGAGCTCGGGGCGGTTGGCGAAGGCGGCCAGTGAGGCGACGTTGACGATCTTGCCGTAACCCTCGTCGTAGAAATGTCCTTCGATCGCCTTCGACAACAGGAAGGCACTGTTGACGTTGAGTGCGAAGGTTCCGGCAAAGTAGTCGAGTGAGATGTCCGACAACGGCAGGTCGTACACATCCTGGTTGATGTTGACCATGCCACCGGCGACGTTGGCGATGCCTTGCACGGAGCCGAACTCGGACAACGCGTAATTGACGGCGTCCTGGGTGCCGGACTCGGTGGTCACATCGACCTTGATCGTCTTCAGCTTCCCGGGCAGATCTTTGGTCTTGTCCTCCGTCTCCGCCAGTCGTCGCGAGCTCAGATCAACCCCGACGACGTTCGAACCCACGCGCAGCAGTCGTGCCACCGCGGCGCCACCGATGCCACCACCCGCTCCGGTCACGATATAGGTCCGATCCTGCAGAGCCCGATTGGATCGGGGCGGAGCGGTAAAAGGCTGAGTTGACATGTGTGGTCGTCCTTCTGGTGTGGTCGTCGGTGATCAGATGTAGGAGCGCTGCTCGAATACGGGTGGCCGCTTTTCCTGCAGCGCGGCGAGCCCCTCTTTGGCTTCGGGGCCGGTGAAGCCGAGGATTCCGAAGGCCAGTGACGCCTCGAACGACGGCCAGGCGGCCCGAATCCAGTTGTTGAGAGCAAGTTTGGTGAATCGGATCGCGCTTGGCGCCCCTTGGGACAGGCGGATCGCGATCTCGAGAGCGCGAGCATCGACCTCATCGTCGTCCACGCAGAACGACACCAATCCGATGCGCTCGGCTTCCTCGCCGGTAATTGCGTCGCTGGTCATGAGGTAGTACTTGGCCTTGGCCATGCCGCACAGCAGCGGCCAGAGTGCGACGGCGTGGTCGTCGGCGGCAACGCCGAGGGTGGTATGTCCGTCGACGAGTTTCGCTGTTCGTCCCGCGACAGTGACGTCGGCGAGTAGTGCTGCGGCCAAGCCGCCTCCGGCGGCGGGGCCGCTGATCGCGGAGACGATCGGTTTGGTGCAGTCGAGCATGTTCTGCACCAGTGCGCGGCCTTCCTTCCACATTTGGCAGCGGAAGTCGTAGTCGTCGATGATCCGCTGGACCATGTCGAAGTCGCCGCCGGCGGAGAAAGCGCGTCCTTCGCCTGCCAGCAAGACCGCCGAGACGGTCGGGTCCTCGTCGATCCGGCGCCAGATGGATCCGAGGTCCTTGTGCATCTGGAAGTCCAGCGAGTTCATCTTGCCGCGGGAGAGCAGGACACGCAGCACATGAGGAGCGGGCCGGTCCAGTTTCAGGCTTTCGTAGTTGGGATAGACAACCGGCGGTGTTTCCGGGGCCGTCGTGGTGTTGTTGGGGGTGGACATCAGGCGGTTCCTCCGACGTATTCGATGGGTGCGCCGGTACCGAATTCACGGCGCAGAGCCTCTTTTTGGATCTTTCCGTACACGGCGCGCGGCAAGTTGTCTCGGAATATCACCGCACTGACCCGTTGATACTTCGCGAGTTGGTCGTTGCCCCAGACCCGCAGTTCCTCGTCGGTGATCACGGCACCGGCGCGGGGAATGGCGATCAGGATCGGGGTCTCTCCCCACTTGGGATCCGGTTTGGCGATCGCCGCGACCTCGAGGACGTCGGGATGGCGCATGAACACCTGCTCGATGTCCACGGCGAAGATGTTGATGCCGCCGGATTTGATCATGTCCTTCTCGCGCCCGGAGACGTAGAGGAAGCCGTCTGCGTCGACGTGACCCACGTCGCCGGTGCGCATGAAGGAACGACCGTCCGGCGCGTACCAGGTCGCCGCTTCGGTCAGCTCCGGGTTGTTGTAGTAGCCCTTCATCATGCCGATGGAGCGGGCGACGATTTCTCCGGTCTCACCGACGGGCAGTTCGGTACCGTCGCCGCCGACGATACGTACCTCCTCGAGCATGATCGGCTTGCCGACCGACGTCCGTTTCCCTCGGGCCGCGTCCTCCGGGATACGCAGGTAGGCAAAGCCTTCCGAGAACCCGTAGACCTCGTAGATGCCGGCGTTCTCGAAGGCGCGGTCGATGGCGTTGTAGGTCTTCTCGGCGATCGGCTGCCCGGAAGTGACCAGGCATTGCATCGAACTGACATCGAAGTCGCTCAGGTGCGGATCCTCGAGCAGCGCGATGTACTGGGTGGGCACGAGGAAGGCGTGTGTTCCCCGTTCCCGTTCGACCGCCGCGAGGAAGGCGTTCGAGGTGAACTTCTCCAAGATCACGATCTTCCCTCCCCGGTACATCGTGGGGATCATCGTGATCCAGGTACCCGACGCATAGGGCGGAGTGGCCAGGATGGCGGTCGAGTACCGATCGATGCGCAGCCCCATGCCGAAGCCGTAGGGATACATCATCCGGCTGAGATGAGTGTGTTCGATGCCCTTCGGCATCCCGGTGGTTCCGGAGGTGTAAAGGATCGTGATGGTGTCCTGCGGCTTGATCTTCACCGGCGGCGCCTCAGGTGAAGCGCCCTCGATCAGGGGCCGGATATCGGACCATCCCGTCCCGGTCTCCCCGAACGTGAAGAACCGATCTGCGGGAATGTTGGTCAGCGTCGAGCGAACGGAATCGATCTGGGCCGCGGTCTGCGAATCGACGAAAATGATTTCGGCATCGGAATCGTTGAGCAGACGGGCCAGGGAGTCGCCGTCGAGCAACACGTTGAGCGGAACGGTCACGCACCCGGCCTTCGCGCTACCCCAGAACGCGATGAAGGTGTCGATCGAGGCGGGCATCAGGAGTGCGACTTTGTCGCCCTTGTCCAGTCCCAGCTCCCGGAGGGTGTTGGCGAACCGATTGGTCGCCTCGTCGACCTCGCGCCAGGTCATCCGGGTGTCACCGCACACCAACGCAGTCTGATCTGTGAAGACGCGACCGTTGTGGCTGATCACGTCCGGACACATCAGGGGGAAGTCGTACTCGAGGGTCATGGGGTGCTCTCCTGTGCGGTGGTAGCGCTTCATGCGGATTGGGAGGTCGGTGCGTGTTGTGCCCTGCGGTCGTGACACATGCACCGGGTGCGGGAGTCACACTGTGGTGGTAGCCACACTAGGGAACGAAGGCGAAATTCTTTGGACTAGTCACCTCTGACCTTTGTGCACAAGTCCAAAATCCGGTTGCCGGTCGGCCGGCACCCGGGTCGTGGGCTCTGATCGGCACACCGGTGATCAGAGGAAGGCCCACCCGCGCTCACCGCGGGCACAGGACTCGTAGGCGTCCGGTTCCAGTGGTTGCAAGATTCCCGTGGTGGTGCGGTCCTCACAAATGATTCGGCAATGGTGCTCATTGAGACCGCTCAGTTTCGAACGCACCGAGGCCTCCCGGACATCGAATTCGTCGCCCTCCACCATCGGCTCGCCGACGTATTCGCCGTGGTGGAGGCCTGTTTCCGGGCTCCCGCCGTAGAGGCCGCACTTCATGTACGCGGTCTGGAAACCCAACCGTTCGAAGTGCACCTGCCGCTGCTCGCCGGTGTCGAAGGTGTAGTCGATCACGCCCTCGGTGAAGATCTTGGTGTCTTCCTCGAACCGGAGTCGGCGTTCGACGTTGACCACCCTTCCCGCTCCCGGGCGGGGATCACCGAAGTCGTAGAGGACGGTGCGACCCCAGATCGCGAAGTCGTCGAACCAGATCCAGTTCCCGCCCTTCCAGCCGGCCTTCACCGTGCGGCCCGGATGCATTCCGGGTCCGCCGACACCGCGCCCGATACCCCAATGCCGATCCCGGGTCCCGCGGGCGGCACCTTTCGGCCATTCGACCCGGACGTCGCCGATCTGCACCCACCCGGTCACATCCCCGAAACCCTCGAAACCCGCGGTCACGTGCTTCTGCGAACCCGTGGGGGTGGCTGATTTGAGAGATCCGTAGGCGGCGCTGTAGACCTGCCGCCTGCGGTCGACCCAGTCCAGCTCGTAGGAGATGTCCCAGTCATTGGGTGCGAGTACATGCCGCCATCGTCGAAGCCCCTCGACGATAGACGGCCGGATCGGACCGACTTCCAGGTCCATGCGGTCGACGCCGAGCGGACGAAACGCCCGGACGGAGCGGTGAATGCCGCGATAATTGACGATCGCGTACGCCTCCGCCAAGTCGAGGTTCGGGTAGAAGGTCCCCCCCGCGGCGATCAGCAGATCACCCACCTCGTCATGGAAGACATTCCAGTACCGCTCGTAGAACCGGGGGTCCGAGGACCAGGCCACCCTGATCGGATCCGGGGTCTGATGAATGAGGTGATCATCGAGTGGCGCCAGGGGAAACTGCTCGTCTAGGTGCTCCACGGGATCAGCTCAGCTTCACTGGAAGTCGGGTGGGGCCACGGGTGACCATCGAGTTGCTCCACGCGATCTCCTCGACCGGCTCACTGATCCGGTAGTCCGGGAAGCGCCGCACGATCTCGGTCAAAGCGATCTGCGCCTCGAGCCGGGCGACGGGGGCTCCGAGGCAGAAGTGTGCACCCTTGGAGAACGCAACGTGGGCGTTCGGGCGACGCTGAAGATCGAGTTCGTCGGGTCGATCGAACACGGCAGGGTCACGGTTGGCGGCAGCAAGGATCGCGAAAATGCGGTCGCCCTCGGCCAGGTGCTGTCCACCGAGTTCGGTGTCCTCGGCAACGATCCGGGCTGTCGAGAGCACCGGACCGTCGTAGCGTAGGAATTCCTCGATCGCCCCGGGTGTCACCTTGGCCGGATCGGCGCGCAATTCAGCCAGCGTTTCCGGGTGCTCCTGCAACGCCAGCAGGGCATTGCCGATCAAGTGCGCGGTGGTCTCCTGGGCGCCGTTGCCGATCATCATCATCGAGGCGACCAGTTCGTCCTCGGTCAGTGTCTCGCCGTCGATTTCGCTGGTGATCATGCGGGTGAGCACATCATCCTGCGGCGCCGCCTTCCGGTCCGCGATCAACCCGCGGAACAGTTCCGCCATCGCCAACGCGCCGTGGCGGGCGCGGCCGTACTTGTTCTCCACCGAGCGTGCACTGCCGATGAACAACATCATCTCGTCCGACCACTGTTTGACCTCCGGCAGCCGCTCCCGAGGGACGCCGAGCAGGTCCATCACGACATATCCGGGCAGCTGCAGGCCGAAGTCGGTGTAGAAGTCGAACGACTCGTGCTTCGGGAGACCGTCGAGCAACTCGGTGGTGATTTCCTGGATCGGCTCGCGCAGAGTCTTGGTCATGTTCGGGTTGATCACCTCCGCCAAATGGCGGCGCAGCCGGGTATGGTTCGGCGGGTCCTGGAACACCATCCAGATCGACAACCACCGCATGACGTCGGCGGCGGAGGCCTGATCTTTTTCCTTGAGCCGATCGAAGACCGGCACCAGGCGGTTCGCCGAGAACACCGTCGGTGTCGTGAGCACCGTCTGAACGGACGCCGCGTCCACCGCCAACCAGGCTGACAGCTCCGCGCTCCAGTGCACGGGCGCCTCGGCCCGCATCCGCGCGAACGTGTCATACGGGTTGCGAAGGGTCGCAGGATCCGTCGGGTCGAATTTAATAGTCGAAGTAGGCACTGTTTTCTCCAGATCATGTGGCTGGGGCCACCACCTCTGCCCGCGGCTGGGACGTGGCCGGCTCGTGTTTCGAGCATCACACGGATGAGTGCGGAGCCGGTGCGGCCAGCGTCGAAAACTTTGGACATCGGCACAAATAGTCATCGACCCTGGTGGAGGACGAGATCCAGGCTCGGATGGCCGGAGAGTCGAGGACGGCAGGCGCGCTGCGAGGGTTCTCCTCGCCCTGCAGTCCTTCCGGTACGCAGGCCCGACGACAAAGGTGTCCTCGTCTAGTTGGATAAGGGCACAAAAATTCGTCTCGTGGGCGGCACGGTAAACGAGAGCGTTATGAGACTGTCGTCACATGAGCCTTCCAATCAAACGCGTGGTCACCGGTATCGATTCCAATGGCAAGTCGGTCGCCTACGAAGCGGCGGATGTTGAACCCGTCGAGTTGGCGATGATGCCCGGCGCCCAGTTCTTCGCGATCTGGGGCACCGAGGGAGCCCTCGAGAGTCCGGTCGTCTCCCCGCAACCGGCCAACAAGACCTTCTTCCCCGGCCCGGGGGGCACCCGGTTCGGGTTGCTCCGTTTCCCTCCCGAGTCCGCGGCAGAGCCGGACGCCCCCGCTCCCACGGAAGAGGAGATTTCCGAGTGGGCCGCGGAGGCCGAAACAAAGCTTCCCGGCCTGGTCGGAGTCTTCGAGCCCGACGCCCCGGGTATGCACCAGACCACGACGGTCGACTACTCCATCGTCGTCGAAGGTGAGCTCTACCTCGAACTCGACGACGGCGCCGAGGTGCACCTTCCCACCGGGGCGACGATCGTTCAAAACGGCGCACGCCACGCCTGGCGCAATCGAAGCGACCAGCCGGCGACCCTCGCCTACGTGATCCTCGACGTCGACAAGTAGGAGTCGGCTGGACCTCACATTGCCGCCGAGACAGATCCTCACCGCCCGGGCATCCCGGGATACCTAGGAGATGGTTGTGCCTACCAACCCTTACAAGTCGCTCGATCTGACGGATAAATCGCTGATCGTCACCGGCGCCGGCAGCGGTATCGGCCGCGCCAGTGCACAGCTGTTCGCTGCGCGCGGTGCAAATGTGATGGTCGCCGACATCAATGAGCAGAACGCGAAAGAGACCGCAGAGCAGATCAAATCCGGCGGCGGCCGGGTCGAATACCTGCGCATCGACGTCTCCGTCGAAGAAGAGGTCGAGGCCCTGGTGCACACCACGGTCGAGAAATTCGGTGGCCTGCACGGCGCGTTCAACAACGCCGGAATCGGGCCACAGTCACCGCTTCACGAGACCAGTGCGGAAGACTGGTACCGCACCCTCGGCATCAATCTGACCGGTGTCTTCTTCTGCCTCAAGCATGAAATCGGATACCTGCTACAGCACGGCGGCGGGTCGATCGTCAACACCGCATCCCTGGCCGGATACAAGGCAGTTCCCGGGATGCCGGCGTACGTGTCGAGCAAACACGGCGTCGTCGGACTCACCCGCGCCGCCTCACTCGACTACGCATCCCAAGGCATTCGGGTCAACGTCATCTTGCCCGGCACCATCGCCACGCCGATGCTCGACTCGGTGCTGCACGATCCGGTGCTGGCGAAGTCATTGGCAGAGGGTCAACCGATCGGACATGTCGGGAACTCGATCGACATCGCCGAGCAGGCTGCCTGGCTACTCTCCGACGCCTCCGCCTTCTCGACGGGTTCACTGTTCTTCGTCGACGGCGGCAGCAGCGGTGTCTGACCGGCTTCCTCACTTATACGAGTCCAGGACATCGTGGTGGTTGCTTGTGGGACTGTCCAATTCTGCCAAGCGGCCGCCGAGGTGACCGCGCCAATGCCCTGCTACACAGGGAACATCGGCATCACCTTCGGTGAATTCCTCGAGGATCGGTTCGCTGCCACCACCTTTCGCGCCACCGGTGTCGTACCAGCTGGTGCCGAGAAGCGGGCCCCCGCCCGCCAGGGCGTCGAGTCCTCGAGCCGGTCGGTGCCCAGGAAATCGCCTACGCCGGGGCGCCGACCGCTTCCATCCGCAACGAAAGAAGTTCACTCATGACCAACGCGGTAATCGTCGATGCCGTGCGCCTCGCCTCCGGCAAGGGCAAGCCGGGTGGTGCCCTGTCCGGCACCCACCCCGTCGACCTGCTCGCCCACGTGCTGCGCGCCGTGGTCGACCGCAACAACCTCGACCCGGTTCTGGTCGACGATGTCATCGGCGGCTGCGTCTCCCAGGTCGGGGAACAGGCGCTGAACATCTCCCGCACTGCGCTGCTGTCGGCCGGATTCCCGGAGTCGGTGCCCGCGACGACCGTCGACCGCCAGTGCGGCTCGAGCCAACAGGCCGCGCATTTCGCGGCGCAAGGCATCATCGCCGGCGCGTACGACATCGTCATCGCCTGCGGGGTGGAATCGATGAGCCGCATCCCGTTGGGTGCCGCGTCGATCGGTCAGGACACTTCCGGCCCGGGCATCGCCGCCCGCTACCGGCAGGGCCTGGTCCATCAGGGCATCTCCGCCGAGCTGATCGCGGCCAAGTGGAAGTTCGACCGTGAGGCCCTCGATGCGTTCTCGGCCGAATCCCACCGCCGGGCCGCCGCCGCGGCCGCGGCCGGATTCTTCGACGGTGAGATCGTGCCCATCGCGGTACCCAACGCCAACGGCAGCGTCATCGAACACACCGTCGATGAGACGGTGCGCGCCGCGACCACCGCCGAGGGCTTGTCCGGACTCAGGCCGTCGTTCCGCACGGACGGGTACGCCGCCCGGTTCCCCGAGGCGCAGTGGCTGATCACCCCGGGCAATTCGTCGCCGCTGACCGACGGGGCGTCGGCGGTGCTGATCATGAGCGAGCAGGCCGCGGCCAAGCTGGGCCTGACTCCGCGGGCGCGGTTCCATTCCTTCGCCGTCGCGGGCGACGACCCGCTGTTCATGCTCACCGCCCCGATTCCGGCCACCCGCAAGGTGGTGGCCAGGTCGGGGCTGGGCATCGACGACATCGACGCCTTCGAGGTCAACGAGGCCTTCGCGCCGGTGCCGTTGATGTGGGCGCACGAGTTCGGTGCCGATCCGGCCCGGATGAACCCCCGAGGCGGCGCGATCGCCCTCGGGCACGCCCTCGGCTCGTCCGGCACCCGGTTGCTGACCACGCTGGTCAACCACCTCGAGGTCACCGGTGGCCGCTACGGCCTGCAGACCATGTGTGAGGGCGCCGGCCTGGCCAACGCCACCATCATCGAACGCCTCTGAAACGAAAAGTCGGAACAACAATGCAGCGCACCTTCTTCGAAGAAGACCACCAGGCGTACCGGGAGACGGTGCGCGAATTCCTCGCCCGCGAGGTCGAACCGCACTACGAGCGGTGGGAGACCGAACGGCTCATCGACCGCTCCGCCTGGCTCGCCGCCGGCAAGTCCGGGATCGTCGGCCTCGCCATACCAGAGGCCTACGGCGGTTCCGGCGTGACCGACTACCGATTCCGTAACGTGGTCGCCGAAGAGATCGCCCGCACCGGCACCACATCCTTCGGCGCGGGTATGAGCCTGCAGGACGACGTCGCACTTCCGTACATCATCGATCTGGGCACCGACGACCAGAAGCAGCGCTGGCTGCCCGGCATGGCGGCCGGCGAACTCATCGGCGCCATCGCCATGACCGAACCCGGCACCGGATCGGACCTGCAAGGAATCAAGACCACCGCCGTCCGCGACGGTGACGACTGGATCCTCACCGGACAGAAAACCTTCATCACCAACGGCATCCACTCCGACGTGGTGATCGTCGTCGCCCGCACCGACCCCAGCGCCCGCGCCCGCGGCTTCTCCCTGCTCGTCGTCGAACGCGACATGCCTGGCTTTACCCGAGGACGCAAGCTGCACAAGGTCGGCCTGGCCGGCCAGGACACCGCCGAACTGTCCTTCGACCAGGTGCGCGTACCAGGATCGAACCTGCTCGGCACCGAAGGCCGCGGCTTCCTCTACCTGATGGAGCACCTTCCCCTCGAACGGACCTCCATCGCCGTCACCTCGATCACCGGCGCCCGCGCCGCGTACGAATGGACCAAGAACTACGTGTTCGAGCGCAGCGCGTTCGGCGCACCGATCGGCGACCTGCAGAACACTCGCTTCGCTCTCGCCGAGATGCTCACCGAAATCGAAGTCACCCAATCGCACATCGACCGGTGCGTCCTGGCCCTCAACGCCGGGGAGCTGACCGCCGTCGACGCCGCCAAGGCCAAATGGTGGGCCAGCGAACTGCAAAAGCGTGTCGTCGATCGGTGCGTGCAACTGCACGGCGGCTACGGCTACATGCTGGAATACCCCATCGGCCGCGCCTACGTCGACACCCGCGTCCACACCATCTACGGCGGCACCACCGAAATCATGAAGGAAATCATCGGCCGCGACATCGCCGCCGACATGTCCGCACCTGCGTAACCCGAACACCGGACAACAGCTCCGTGACCGGGCTCGTCCCAATCCAAGGAAGACGTGCCCGGCGGGCCAGTTCACGTGAACTGATCCAGCAACACCACGGGCGACCAAGTAACCAACTGCCGGGCGCT containing:
- a CDS encoding thiolase family protein; this encodes MTNAVIVDAVRLASGKGKPGGALSGTHPVDLLAHVLRAVVDRNNLDPVLVDDVIGGCVSQVGEQALNISRTALLSAGFPESVPATTVDRQCGSSQQAAHFAAQGIIAGAYDIVIACGVESMSRIPLGAASIGQDTSGPGIAARYRQGLVHQGISAELIAAKWKFDREALDAFSAESHRRAAAAAAAGFFDGEIVPIAVPNANGSVIEHTVDETVRAATTAEGLSGLRPSFRTDGYAARFPEAQWLITPGNSSPLTDGASAVLIMSEQAAAKLGLTPRARFHSFAVAGDDPLFMLTAPIPATRKVVARSGLGIDDIDAFEVNEAFAPVPLMWAHEFGADPARMNPRGGAIALGHALGSSGTRLLTTLVNHLEVTGGRYGLQTMCEGAGLANATIIERL
- a CDS encoding SDR family NAD(P)-dependent oxidoreductase, which gives rise to MVVPTNPYKSLDLTDKSLIVTGAGSGIGRASAQLFAARGANVMVADINEQNAKETAEQIKSGGGRVEYLRIDVSVEEEVEALVHTTVEKFGGLHGAFNNAGIGPQSPLHETSAEDWYRTLGINLTGVFFCLKHEIGYLLQHGGGSIVNTASLAGYKAVPGMPAYVSSKHGVVGLTRAASLDYASQGIRVNVILPGTIATPMLDSVLHDPVLAKSLAEGQPIGHVGNSIDIAEQAAWLLSDASAFSTGSLFFVDGGSSGV
- a CDS encoding class I adenylate-forming enzyme family protein, yielding MTLEYDFPLMCPDVISHNGRVFTDQTALVCGDTRMTWREVDEATNRFANTLRELGLDKGDKVALLMPASIDTFIAFWGSAKAGCVTVPLNVLLDGDSLARLLNDSDAEIIFVDSQTAAQIDSVRSTLTNIPADRFFTFGETGTGWSDIRPLIEGASPEAPPVKIKPQDTITILYTSGTTGMPKGIEHTHLSRMMYPYGFGMGLRIDRYSTAILATPPYASGTWITMIPTMYRGGKIVILEKFTSNAFLAAVERERGTHAFLVPTQYIALLEDPHLSDFDVSSMQCLVTSGQPIAEKTYNAIDRAFENAGIYEVYGFSEGFAYLRIPEDAARGKRTSVGKPIMLEEVRIVGGDGTELPVGETGEIVARSIGMMKGYYNNPELTEAATWYAPDGRSFMRTGDVGHVDADGFLYVSGREKDMIKSGGINIFAVDIEQVFMRHPDVLEVAAIAKPDPKWGETPILIAIPRAGAVITDEELRVWGNDQLAKYQRVSAVIFRDNLPRAVYGKIQKEALRREFGTGAPIEYVGGTA
- a CDS encoding acyl-CoA dehydrogenase family protein, with the translated sequence MQRTFFEEDHQAYRETVREFLAREVEPHYERWETERLIDRSAWLAAGKSGIVGLAIPEAYGGSGVTDYRFRNVVAEEIARTGTTSFGAGMSLQDDVALPYIIDLGTDDQKQRWLPGMAAGELIGAIAMTEPGTGSDLQGIKTTAVRDGDDWILTGQKTFITNGIHSDVVIVVARTDPSARARGFSLLVVERDMPGFTRGRKLHKVGLAGQDTAELSFDQVRVPGSNLLGTEGRGFLYLMEHLPLERTSIAVTSITGARAAYEWTKNYVFERSAFGAPIGDLQNTRFALAEMLTEIEVTQSHIDRCVLALNAGELTAVDAAKAKWWASELQKRVVDRCVQLHGGYGYMLEYPIGRAYVDTRVHTIYGGTTEIMKEIIGRDIAADMSAPA
- a CDS encoding cupin domain-containing protein, which produces MSLPIKRVVTGIDSNGKSVAYEAADVEPVELAMMPGAQFFAIWGTEGALESPVVSPQPANKTFFPGPGGTRFGLLRFPPESAAEPDAPAPTEEEISEWAAEAETKLPGLVGVFEPDAPGMHQTTTVDYSIVVEGELYLELDDGAEVHLPTGATIVQNGARHAWRNRSDQPATLAYVILDVDK
- a CDS encoding enoyl-CoA hydratase/isomerase family protein; translation: MSTPNNTTTAPETPPVVYPNYESLKLDRPAPHVLRVLLSRGKMNSLDFQMHKDLGSIWRRIDEDPTVSAVLLAGEGRAFSAGGDFDMVQRIIDDYDFRCQMWKEGRALVQNMLDCTKPIVSAISGPAAGGGLAAALLADVTVAGRTAKLVDGHTTLGVAADDHAVALWPLLCGMAKAKYYLMTSDAITGEEAERIGLVSFCVDDDEVDARALEIAIRLSQGAPSAIRFTKLALNNWIRAAWPSFEASLAFGILGFTGPEAKEGLAALQEKRPPVFEQRSYI
- a CDS encoding cytochrome P450, with translation MPTSTIKFDPTDPATLRNPYDTFARMRAEAPVHWSAELSAWLAVDAASVQTVLTTPTVFSANRLVPVFDRLKEKDQASAADVMRWLSIWMVFQDPPNHTRLRRHLAEVINPNMTKTLREPIQEITTELLDGLPKHESFDFYTDFGLQLPGYVVMDLLGVPRERLPEVKQWSDEMMLFIGSARSVENKYGRARHGALAMAELFRGLIADRKAAPQDDVLTRMITSEIDGETLTEDELVASMMMIGNGAQETTAHLIGNALLALQEHPETLAELRADPAKVTPGAIEEFLRYDGPVLSTARIVAEDTELGGQHLAEGDRIFAILAAANRDPAVFDRPDELDLQRRPNAHVAFSKGAHFCLGAPVARLEAQIALTEIVRRFPDYRISEPVEEIAWSNSMVTRGPTRLPVKLS
- a CDS encoding SDR family NAD(P)-dependent oxidoreductase, with translation MSTQPFTAPPRSNRALQDRTYIVTGAGGGIGGAAVARLLRVGSNVVGVDLSSRRLAETEDKTKDLPGKLKTIKVDVTTESGTQDAVNYALSEFGSVQGIANVAGGMVNINQDVYDLPLSDISLDYFAGTFALNVNSAFLLSKAIEGHFYDEGYGKIVNVASLAAFANRPELGNAAYNSAKAAVVGLTRSLSMSMGRKGVRANCIAPGLVLSERVKSWIEPGYHERHLAYTALGDLATPEDLGEGIAFFLEPQSDAVTGEVMRVAAGVR